GCCAGACAGGCACCGGTTTGCTCCACCACGGTTTGCAACTGTGTCAGGTGCAGATCCACCGTCGTCAGGGTTTCCATGGTATCTGCCGTTCCGGCGGGTGATGTGATTGCCCGCGACGAGGTCTTCGGGATCACCAATCCGGCGGCACTGACAATTGCCACCACCAAGGGGGTCGTCCGGTTTCCCGGCAGCCCGCCGACACAGTGCTTATCAAACACCCGCTCATGCCCGGGCCAAGTCAGCCGTTTGCCGCAATCGACCATTGCGCGCGTCAGCGCAATAATCTCAATGGAACTCAGCCGCTGACCGGCACAGGCCGTCAGAAAGCTGGCTATCTCGATGTCACTGTAATGATGGGACCGGATATCCGCAATGATGGCTCGGATATCCAGATCATTGAGCTCGTGGCCATAAATTTTCTTCCGCAGCGCGCTCAGCGAAGGCACTAAGGGCACATGCTTCACCAGAACCTGATCACCACTGGCAACCCCGAGGCGTTGAAAGGCCACATCAGAAAACCCGATATGATGGTGCGGTATCACGTGCTTCGCCACCACATTCAGTGTCGCAATAATCACCTGCCCATCCGATTCAACCGCAACCCGGGAGCTGGCCACCAGCCCCTCGGCGCGACAGATATGACAGTCACTCCGCATATAGACCACCGGCTCCTGGTGGGTATCAATCCCCATTTTCATTGCGGTCAGCAGATGCTTCTTCTCCATACGGTTCGGCACCTCATGTTGTGGTTATCCATTGCCCATCGGATCTCAACAACGTCCTGGCTGTCTTGCCCCATACGAACTCACCCGCATGGTCAATCTCCGGTTAAATGGTCACAATGCTCTGGTATCCGGCGATATCGACCCGATATTTGGTGGTTTGTTGCAGGTGATCCCGCATCCCTTCGAGGGCATCCGGGTCGCCGTGGATCAGCTGGATGGGAGTATGCTGACGTAAGGCAGAGCGTTTCAGCCACGCCATGATATCGACATAATCCCCGTGCCCCGACAAACCTTCAATCACTTCAACTTCGGCCCTGTTTGCGACCCAATCCCCGTGGATTTTAACGTGCTCAACGCCTTCCAGCATTTTGGCGCCGCGGGTCCCGCCAGCCTGGTAACCGACAAACAGGATGGTGGTGCGGTGATCCGACAATCGCTGCTTCATATGATGCAGAATCCGCCCGCCCGTCACCATACCGCTACCGGCAATAATAATCATCGGCCCCTGCTTTTCAGCAATCATCTTCGATTCATCCACCGTGCGGGTAAACACTGCAACGTTACACATCGCGTGGCACTGATCCGGATTCAGCTTATGCTCCACTGCGTAACGGCAATAAATATCAGACACATCAATCGCCATCGGGCTGTCGAGGTAAGTCGGTAGTTTGGGGATCCGTTTCTCAGCCATCAGTTGCGATAACATGTGCAGCAAGGTTTGGGCACGTCCGACCGCGAAGCTGGGGATCAACAAGGTTCCCCCTTTCTGCGCCGTACGATTCACCACATCGGCCAGCGCGGCCATCGGATCGCCGGCATCATGCCGCCGGTTCCCATAAGTGGACTCCAGAAACAACATATCCAGAGTCGGCAGTGGTTCCGGCGGGCGCATCAGAATGTCATCCGGGCGCCCGACATCCCCGGAGAATCCGATCACCTTGCCTTCCGCCTGAAGGATCACACTGGCTGCCCCGAGAATATGACCGGCATTTTGCAGTCGAAGCCGGATATCCCCAACCTCGAACGTTTCCTCGTAATTGACCGACTGAAACAACGCCATCGACGCTTCCCCGGTCGGCCGATCATAGAGTGGCTCCGGCTTTTCGTGCTTACTCAGCTGATGCTTGTGATAAAAATTCGCATCTTCTTCCTGCAAATGTCCGCTATCGGCCAGCAAAATCGCGCAGAGCTCTTTTGTTGCACTGTGCGTGATCACCGGTCCCCGATATCCGCGCTTATAGAGCACCGGAATAAAGCCGGAATGATCTAAATGTGCATGGGTCAGCACAATGGCGTCCAATTTATCGATATCAAACAGTTGCGGCTGCCAGTTCCGTCGACGCAACCACTTGTAACCCTGATACAAACCACAGTCGATCAAAATCCGGGTGGTTTGAGTCTCCACCAGAAATTTCGATCCCGTGACCGTTTCACAACCACCAAGACAGAAAATCTTCATCGTTTTCCACAACTAAAAAGAAGGTGCTCCATCAATAGTAGTGTCGCTGGCGCCATTCCACGAAATTTCATCCCCGCTTTAGGGCATGACCATGCCATCTCTGCGCAACCGAGTCGTCATCAGGCCGTCATCGACTGATGTTAGTTGCGTGAAAATAATCACACTTTAAACAGAATGTAATCACATGGTTTCTATTCTATAAAGGCATATTGTTGACAGTTATCACAATTTCAAAAGCAACCGATTGCGAGTAATTACTCTAAGTGTGAGCATATAGACAGTTATTTGCGATTCAATGTTAAAAATCTAACACTTTCTAAGGTCAAATAATGAAGATGACTACGGCTCACAAAACCAAACTTGCGGCACTTGTTTCTGCCCTGCTCTGCGCATCCAGCGCTCATGCAGCCAAGATTTACCAGGACGAACATGGCAACGCCATGAACCTGTACGGTGAAGTCGGCGTTGGCGGCCACTTCGGTGCCAACTACGAATACGGCGAGTTCTATGCCGATCAGGGCTACATTGACGATTCATTCGCCACACTCGGGGTTAAAGGCAACAACGGCGATCTGCAGTATCGCCTTGAAGTCGACTACGAGCGCGAAAACTGGGCCTACGGCTCCGGCGATATGGTGCTGAGCATCGACAAGCTGTACCTGGGCTACATCCTGAATGACTACCACTACGTTGAATTTGGCCTGACCGACACCGCCTTCGACGACTACGACAAGTGGGGCGACTTTACATTTGATACCACCGTCGAAACCGGTGAAGCAGGCGATCAGGATGCCACCGTCAAATATGAAGGGACTTATGGCAGCGTGAAACTGGGCACCTCATACAGTTACAACGCCCAATCGTCTTCCGGTGCCCTGCTGGGTGACGTAGTGAACGGTTATCTTGGCTACTTCGGCGACCGCTTCTCTGCCGTGGTGGGGCTGGAAGGTCGCGCCGGGTCTGAAGGCGAATCGAAGTATGGTGAGCAACGACTCGTTGGCTTCGGCATGCGCTTTGCCCTGACCGACAGCCTGCTGTTCGGCCTCAATGCCTTCTACGAAGAAGAAGACATTGCCCAGTCGAAGACAACCGTGGATGCAACAGACCCGAACAACAAGGTTTACGCCTTTAACGACTACCAGACCTTAAAGAACGAAGGTGCACTGGTCTCTGCCAAATACATTCTGACCGAGCAATGGGAGTTTGTAGGTTCGGCAAACTACGAATCTTATGAGAAGTGGGAAGCGGATAGCGAATTCTGGGACGGTAAAAACACCGACTGGGGCAACAGCCGCACCTGGGGCACCCTGGGCGTGAACTTCAAGCCGACCCGCTCTTCGGTGATCGCGATTGAAGGTAACGTCGGCGAAGCGGCCCAGGATGCCTACGCCTACGCCCGTGTCTACTTCTAAACATTTTGTGAATACGCTATCTGCGACTGACGAATGAGAACTCACAATGAATAAGAAAATTACTGTCCTCTCTGCGGCCATTGCTACCGCTCTCTCCGCCCCTGCACTGGCGGATATCAACGATATTATTATTTCCGAGTATGTCGAAGGCTCGAGCTACAACAAAGCCATTGAACTGACCAACCTAGGGGCGACGGATTACACCTTCCCGGCACATATCGAGCTTTCCCGCCAGAAAGACGGTAAGGAGTGGAGTACAGTTGTAAATTCCAAAGGAGATCCTGCGCTAAGTGGCGAGACTATTCCTGCCGGCAAATCCATTATCATCCACCAGCCAAATCCAAGTAATAGCGATACGAATTTACTTGATGCCGTTTCTGCAAATGGAAAAGCATACGGTTCTAAAGCAATTCCAACGACCTCTGTTTCCCATAATGGCAATGATGCCATTGCGCTAAGAGATATGTCCGGCGAAACACCAAAAATTCTTGATATTGTTGGTGTACTGGACAGTGCTGATGACTGGGGGAAAGATGTCACCCTCCGTCGCTACAATACAGCGAACGCCCAGAAGAGCACCTATACCCCTACCGATTGGCTCTTCGAAGCCAAAAATACTTTTAACGGTTTAGGGGATCCGGCGCTTGCTGAAAAAGCGGTAGCACCAACCCCATGTACTGACGCCGCTGGTAAGTTTGAAACCAAAGTGATTGGTGAAGTTCAGGGCACCGGTTACCGCTCGCCACTGATCGCAGACGGTAAATTTATCAGCGACACCGAATATCAAATTGAAGGTGTGGTCAGCGCAGTGGGCAGCAGCCTGATGAAAGGCTTCTACCTGTATCAAAGCGATAATAATGAGCTGACTTCAGACGGCGTGTTTGTGGCCACAGAAGCTTTTGTGGATGAAAGCCTAGTCGGCAAAACGGTTTGTGTGATTGGTAAAGTTGAAGAAGCTTATGGCCTGACACAGATTCTGCCGACAGATGATCAGTGGGAAGTGAAAGAAGATGCACCAGTTCCGTCAGCGGTAGAACTGGTTCGCATCCCGGCAGACGGTGAGAACTTCCGTGCTACGCTGGAGCGCCATGAAGGCATGAAGGTCAGGCTGCCAAAAGATATGGATAGCAGCCAACAAGGCGACCAGGACATGCGAGTGTCGCGGACCTTCAGCTACGACTATGACAGCCGCCGAGACAATATGGTGCTGGCCTACACTCGTCCGAACATGCAGCCGAACCAGCAACATGTGGCGGGTAGCGTGGAATCGCAGCTTCAGGCCAGCCAGAACAAGAATTACCGTCTGTTTGTCGATTCCGACAAGAAAGCGCCAAGCGGCGAAATTCCGTACTACCCGGATTTCAACACCAAACCACACAGTAACTACATCCGGGTGAATGACAGTATTGTCGGCCTGGAAGGGATGATCACCTATAGTTATGGTGATTTCCGTCTGGTCCCAACCAATGAGATCACCAGCAAGAACATCACCCGAAACACACCGCGGACATCCTCACCCGAGCTGAACGATGAGACCACGTTCGAGCAGTTCCCAATCCGCATTGCGACCCAAAACGTGCTGAACTTCTTCAACTCACCATACGGCGGTGCAGACAACCAGCATGGCGACAACCGAGGCGCCGAGAGTGAGATTGAGTACATCAAGCAGAAAGATAAAATTGTTGAAGCGGTTTATGGCTTGAATGCCGATATCATCGGCCTGATGGAAATCGAGAACAACGGTTTTGGCGACTACAGCGCCATCACAGAGCTGGTCAACGCGGTAAACGAGAAATACACCGACGATCGCTACTCTGCGCGCCATTACAAAAACTCGGTTGAAAACAAATATGTTTTCGTTGGTTTCGATTCTGACGGCAACGCCCTACTGGACGACCTGGACGCCATCGGCGGTGATGCGATTTCATCCGGCCTGCTCTACCGCCCGAGCAAGGTGACGCTGGAATTCTCGAAAGTCATCCCGATGCCGTACCAGAAGGCACCGATGATCACCGATGAGAACGGCGCAGCAATCGTCGACAGCAAAGGCGAAATCCGTGAGAGCGGCAAGAACTACCAGCGGGATACCGTGGCTGCCACCTTCTGGGTGAACAATACCGGTAAGAAACTGACCGTAGCCGTCAACCACCTGAAATCTAAAGGCTCAACTTGTTGGGAAGACTGGCAAGGCTGGGAGAAATGGGACAACTTTGATCCGGCAAAAGACGATGTCAAAGATGATGACTTCCAGGGTTCTTGCGAAAACTTCCGGGTTGCAGCTGCTGATCACTTAGGGAAAGAAATGGCTAAGATCGGTGGTGATCGAGTCGTCATGGGCGACATGAACTCTTACGCTCAGGAAGACCCGATGCTGGTGCTGACAACAATCCCTGCTGGGAAAACCCTGAAAGCCGCTCGCGATACTTTCATTGGCTATAAGCCTCAGTTTGGTGAGAACGGTGGCGTCATCACCGAAGACTATGGTTATATCAATGCCGTATCCCTGAAGGATGAAGCCAATCAACGCACCAGCTGGAGCTACTCGTACAATGACGAAATCGGCTCACTGGATCATGTCCTGATCACCAAAACTCTGGAAACCAAACTGTTGGATGCGACAGACTGGCATATTAACTCTTCCGAGTCGCCACTGTTTGATTACAAGCATAAGAATAAGGGCAGCTCAACGGTTATCGACCGCCTCTACAGTGCCAATGCATTCCGCTCTTCTGACCATGATTCCGCGATTATCGCCCTGGGTTATGGCTACGGTGAAACCGCAGGCGAGCGCGTGATCCTGGCGAGTAAGAGTGACCGAATCGAAGTGGCCTACCCAGTGAAAGGCGGAACAGCGGGGCAAATTGCCAAGATTTCGTTCTCCCCAGCACCGGCGGACATGACCAACGTAGCGCTGCCGTCAGTCACCCTGAAAGAGAGCGGCGACCAGACCGTGATGTTTGATGTCAACGGCATCAAGCCAGGTGATTACACGGTAACCATGGAATTGCTCAACCCGCTGACCAAAGCGGCTACAACAGAAGCGACCCGCACCATGCAGGTCACCGTTATTAAACGTGATTCGCTGACCCCGAAAACCACTGTACAGCCATATGACGGCAGCGGCGGTTCTTTCGGCCTGTTTGGTCTGCTATCAATGCTGGGCCTTGGCTTCCTGCGCCGCAATAAGCGCTAAGCCACGTTAAGCAAGACAAGGGAGCAAATCCCATCACGCAAAGAGGCCGACTCCCGGCCTCTTTTTTTTGCTTACACCTCCCGCAGTAAAGCGGTCAAAACCCGACGACATCGGTGAAGTAAGGCTTACTGCGCTCCGGAACCAGGGACGCACTCCTGGTAAGCGAGCGGAATATCCGCATCGCAAATAAACTGATCCATTTGCTTCAAATCACAAACAAACGCCGATTTCACGGTACCCAGTTTGCTGTGATCCGCCAGCAGAATTTTTTGCCGCGATTGGCGAATAGCCTTTCGCTTATACGGCAGCTCTTTGTAGGAATAACAGGTGATCCCCATGGCCACATCCACCCCGGCCGCAGAGACAAACATCAAATCAAACCGCAGGTTATCGATCTCACTCTGATCCCCGAGCGGGTAAAAATTATCATGCTGGGGATCATACTCCCCACCACACAGAATCGCGCTACAGTTGGCCTTTTTTTTCAACGCCATAAACGTATTGAGGGAAAAACAAACCCCGGTAAACGGGATCTGCTCGTCAATGGCCGCAATCAAGTGAATATTGGTGGTCCCGTTATCAAAGAAAATGGTCTGATTTTCTGCCACGTAGGCCGCAGCCATCGAGCCAATCAGTTGCTTTTCCTGGACGTGATTCCCGGTCTGTTCCTGCAAGATATAGCGACCGCCCGGCTGATGTCTTGGCTTGCTGACAATATACCCACCAATCAGGCTTACCAACTCGCTGGGATCACTTAAATCCCGCCGAATGGTCATTTCAGACACGCCCAGTTGCTGGGCCGCCTCTTTTAAATGTATCTTTTCCCGACCCGCCAGAAGCGCATGGAGCTGCTTCAACCGGCGATCTCTTTTCGTTTCTGCCATTCGCAGCCCTGCTCTCCCTTCAATCAACACCAAATGCAACACCAGAAGCCTCATGCCACCCCGTCAAATCAGCGGCGGACGCTCTGGTGAATGACTGTCTACTGCTAGGATAGAACAAGTTCAAACTTCTATAAAACGAGCATTATCAACAGTTTGATCAGGATTTGGAATTCGCGGCTTTTTCTTTCGGGATCAGTTCCACCACCTGCTCCTGCTCAGTCGCATGGGTGGTGCCCAGGAACTTTCCCCCCCGCTCAATGCTCAGGTTGTCGCAGTAAATCGTGCCGGAGACCACCCCGTTTTCCAGGATTTCCATCACGTTGGCCCGACAGGTGCCTTCGACCAAACCGTTCACCACGATTTTGTCCGCCTGAATCTCACCTTTCAGTCGACCTTTGCGGCTGACCATGAGGTTTTTCTCCAGGCAGATCTTCCCTTCGATCATTCCGTCAACCTGCATATTACAAGCTAACTGGAGCTCTCCCTGGATAAAGCATCCTTCTGCGATGAGAGTTGTACCTGCAGACTGACCCGCTGCGTCACCTTGTTTATTAAAGAAACCCATTTCACGTTCCTCTCTTTCTCAAATATCTGTTCAAAGTTATCCATTTCCCAGTCCACGAACGGTGCCGGATCCAATGCCCGACCGACAAACCGAACTTCGTAATGCAGATGAGGACCGGAAGAAAGCCCGGAATTGCCGGAATAGGCAATCAAGTCCCCTTTGTTGACAAAGTCACCATTGCGGACAGCAAATTTTTTCAGGTGGGAATAGGAAGAGGTAAATCCAAATGCATGTCGCAGTCGCAAGTAGTTGCCCGAACCCTGCTTGCTCGGCCGGACTGCCGACACCACGCCATCGGCCGGTGCATACACCGGCGTGCCGGTATTTACGGCAAAATCGAGTCCCCGGTGCATTCGCTTCAGCCCGGTCACCGGGTGCTTGCGTACACCAAATCGAGAGGAGCGTCTGGCATCTTTCACCGGCGAGCCGCTGGGCAAGGTATCGAGCACAATTCTGCGCACCACCGAATTAATCGTAGCCACATCCAGCCGATCCTCCAGGGTTTTCAGTTCCCCGGAGTCACCACCAAGGACCTGCTCCAGCTGATCCAGGCGCTCTGACACCAGAGTTAAGCGCAAATCCTTGTCGTCGAGCGCCCCCTCCAAATCGGCTCGTTGCTGCTGCAATTCGGCCAGCTGGTCGTGAACCTCACGGGACTGCTGCGCCAGCGCCAGTTGTTTCTCTGTCGCAGCCTCCAACGCTGTTTGCAGATATGCAATGAAACCGACTGCGACTATGCCAGAAATGAACAGTAGTGCCCCGGCGCCCCACACCCCATAACGGAAGCGTTTTCCGATCCGGAAGTGTCTGGAACCCTGCGTGGAGGAGACAGAGATGGTGATATGTTCCTTCATCATTTTGCAAACTCAAGAATGCCTCTGCCCTGAATGGCGACCAACTGCCCCGTACTGTTAATTTTCATCTCACAATATTTGAGACATTACGCAAAAAAACAAATGAAACAAAACACATAAGTAACTTGAATACCTTATCAAGGTCGACAGTCAGGCTGTAAACTAACAATAATCTGTGCCGTGTATGCCCACGCCGTATCTTCCACAAGGACAGTTGCTGATGTTGCCGTTAAAAAAATTGCTATCCAGAAAACCCTGGATTATTTCCCTGTTTGTTATCCTGATCATCGCGCTCTGGCTGCTCAGCGGACAGGCAACGGTTGACGCCGAAAAACCGGAGAATGCCAAGGGCACGCAACAGTCCTCGGCACCGCCGCTGGCAAAAGTTGTGGTGGAACAATTTCAGGCCAGCCCGACGCAAAAAGTCATCATCCTCTATGGCCGCACAGCGCCGGATCGCAAAGCAACCCTGGCAGCCCAGGTGGCCGGCGCGGTGGAATCTCTCCAGATCCGCAAAGGGCAGCGCGTGACCGAAGGCCAACCTCTGCTGCGGCTTGACAAAGCCGACCGTGAGCTGCAACTGAAACGGGCCCAGGCGCTGCTGCGGGTTCGAGAGAAAGAGTTCAACGCCTCACGCTCGCTACGCGCCAAAGGACTGCAAGGCGAAGTTGCCCTGAGCCAGGCCGAAGCAGCATTGATTGAAGCCAAGGCCACGGTTCGCAACTTGGAGCTAGCGCTGGAAGATACCGCCATCACGGCCCCTTTTGACGGGATTGTCGAAAACCTGCTGGTCGAGAAAGGCGATTACCTCGGGATTGGTGATCCAGTGGCGACCATCGTCGATCTCAATCCGCTGGTGATCAGCGCAGATGTCAGTGAACGTCACATCCAGAACATCCGGAGCGGACTGGATGCCAATATTACCCTGGTGGACGGCGCGAAAACCAAGGGCGAGCTGCGGTATCAGGCCTCGGTGGCCGACCCGCAAACCAACACCTTCGCAATTGAAATTGAAATCCCCAACCCGGACATGCGCCTAAACGCCGGTGCCAGCGCCAGTGTCGAGCTGGTGCTCGATACCCTGGAAGCTATCAAAGTCAGTCCTTCCATGCTGGCCCTCGATGAAGCCGGCAACTTGGGGATCAAAACGCTGGCGGAGGACAACAAAGTCAGCTTCGTGCCGATTTCAATCGTCAAAGTCGAGCCCGACGGCATCTGGCTCGATGGCGTCGGCAAGCAAGTCTCGGTGATCACTGTGGGCCAGGGATTCGTACGTGATGGAGAAAGCGTGATCCCGGTACGACAGGCGGAGGCGAAGTAATGCTGACGTTAATCGATGCGGCGCTCAGCCGCGCCCGAACCATGATCACCCTGCTGATCCTCATTCTGATCGCCGGGGCCATCATGTACCGCCTGATGCCCAAAGAATCAAACCCCGATATCACCATCCCGGTCATTTACACCTCGGTCACCCATGAGGGGATCAGTCCGGAAGATGCCGAACGACTGTTGGTACGCCCGCTGGAGAAAGAGCTGCGCACCATCGAAGGCATTAAAGAAATGGAAGCCACCGCTGCCGAAGGCTATGCCTCGGTTGTCCTGGAGTTCAATGCCGGGATCGATATCGAAGAAGCTCTAACCGATGTACGCGAAGCAGTCGATCTGGCCAAGGTGAAACTGCCCAGCGACAGCGACGAGCCGAAAGTCAAAGAGATCACCATCGCCAGTTTTGACCCGGTCTTGTCCATGGTGCTCTACGGCACCGTCCCCGAGCGAACCATCGTCCAGATCGCCCGCAAACTCCAGAATGAGCTGGAAAGTTATCGCCAGGTGTTGGAAGTCGACATTGCCGGAGACCGGGAAGATGTCGTCGAAGTGGTGGTTGAACCCCTGCTGATGGAAAGCTACGGCCTGGATCAGGCTGACGTATTCAACCTGGTGGCCCGAAATAACCGGGTGGTCGCCGCCGGTTATATCGACAGCGGATACGGCCGTTTCTCCGTGAAGGTCCCTTCCGTTTTTGACTCCCTGAAAGATATTCTCGAGTTGCCGATCAAAGTCGAAGGCAACACCGTGATCACCTTCGGGGACATCGCCACCGTGCGCCGGGCATTTCGCGATCCCGACAGCTTTGCCCGCCTGAACGGCCAACCCGCCGTGGTGCTGGATGTGAAGAAACGGGCCGGGGAAAACATCATTGAGACGGTCGACATTGTCAAAGCGGTGATGGCGGAAGCCCAGCAGTTAGACGACTGGCCCGATAATCTGCTGGTGGAATACACCCTGGATCAATCCAAGGATGTCAAAACCATGCTGGTGGATCTCCAGAACAACATCCTGTCGGCGATCATCCTGGTGGTGATCGTGATCCTGGCAATCCTCGGTGCCCGTACGGCGCTGCTGGTCGGGATCTCGATCCCCGGTTCCTTCCTCACCGGTTTGCTGGTCCTGGCCGTGAGCGGCGTGACTATCAATATTGTGGTGCTGTTTTCGCTGATCATGGCGGTCGGGATGCTGGTCGACGGCGCCATCGTGGTCACCGAATATGCCGACCGACGAATGCAGGAAAACATTCCGCGCAAACAGGCGTATCAGGAAGCGGCCAAGCGCATGGCTTGGCCGATCACGGCCTCAACGGCCACCACCCTGGCTGCCTTTGCTCCCATGTTGTTCTGGCCGGATACTACCGGGGAGTTCATGCGCTATCTGCCGATGACCCTGATTGCAACCTTGAGTGCCTCCCTGGTGATGGCCATGCTGTTCGTGCCGGTACTCGGCAGTGTGCTCGGTAAGCCGCAATACA
Above is a window of Photobacterium sp. TY1-4 DNA encoding:
- a CDS encoding porin; the protein is MKMTTAHKTKLAALVSALLCASSAHAAKIYQDEHGNAMNLYGEVGVGGHFGANYEYGEFYADQGYIDDSFATLGVKGNNGDLQYRLEVDYERENWAYGSGDMVLSIDKLYLGYILNDYHYVEFGLTDTAFDDYDKWGDFTFDTTVETGEAGDQDATVKYEGTYGSVKLGTSYSYNAQSSSGALLGDVVNGYLGYFGDRFSAVVGLEGRAGSEGESKYGEQRLVGFGMRFALTDSLLFGLNAFYEEEDIAQSKTTVDATDPNNKVYAFNDYQTLKNEGALVSAKYILTEQWEFVGSANYESYEKWEADSEFWDGKNTDWGNSRTWGTLGVNFKPTRSSVIAIEGNVGEAAQDAYAYARVYF
- a CDS encoding efflux RND transporter periplasmic adaptor subunit; this encodes MLPLKKLLSRKPWIISLFVILIIALWLLSGQATVDAEKPENAKGTQQSSAPPLAKVVVEQFQASPTQKVIILYGRTAPDRKATLAAQVAGAVESLQIRKGQRVTEGQPLLRLDKADRELQLKRAQALLRVREKEFNASRSLRAKGLQGEVALSQAEAALIEAKATVRNLELALEDTAITAPFDGIVENLLVEKGDYLGIGDPVATIVDLNPLVISADVSERHIQNIRSGLDANITLVDGAKTKGELRYQASVADPQTNTFAIEIEIPNPDMRLNAGASASVELVLDTLEAIKVSPSMLALDEAGNLGIKTLAEDNKVSFVPISIVKVEPDGIWLDGVGKQVSVITVGQGFVRDGESVIPVRQAEAK
- a CDS encoding MBL fold metallo-hydrolase RNA specificity domain-containing protein, which encodes MKIFCLGGCETVTGSKFLVETQTTRILIDCGLYQGYKWLRRRNWQPQLFDIDKLDAIVLTHAHLDHSGFIPVLYKRGYRGPVITHSATKELCAILLADSGHLQEEDANFYHKHQLSKHEKPEPLYDRPTGEASMALFQSVNYEETFEVGDIRLRLQNAGHILGAASVILQAEGKVIGFSGDVGRPDDILMRPPEPLPTLDMLFLESTYGNRRHDAGDPMAALADVVNRTAQKGGTLLIPSFAVGRAQTLLHMLSQLMAEKRIPKLPTYLDSPMAIDVSDIYCRYAVEHKLNPDQCHAMCNVAVFTRTVDESKMIAEKQGPMIIIAGSGMVTGGRILHHMKQRLSDHRTTILFVGYQAGGTRGAKMLEGVEHVKIHGDWVANRAEVEVIEGLSGHGDYVDIMAWLKRSALRQHTPIQLIHGDPDALEGMRDHLQQTTKYRVDIAGYQSIVTI
- a CDS encoding M23 family metallopeptidase; protein product: MKEHITISVSSTQGSRHFRIGKRFRYGVWGAGALLFISGIVAVGFIAYLQTALEAATEKQLALAQQSREVHDQLAELQQQRADLEGALDDKDLRLTLVSERLDQLEQVLGGDSGELKTLEDRLDVATINSVVRRIVLDTLPSGSPVKDARRSSRFGVRKHPVTGLKRMHRGLDFAVNTGTPVYAPADGVVSAVRPSKQGSGNYLRLRHAFGFTSSYSHLKKFAVRNGDFVNKGDLIAYSGNSGLSSGPHLHYEVRFVGRALDPAPFVDWEMDNFEQIFEKERNVKWVSLINKVTQRVSLQVQLSSQKDALSRESSS
- a CDS encoding polymer-forming cytoskeletal protein, whose product is MQVDGMIEGKICLEKNLMVSRKGRLKGEIQADKIVVNGLVEGTCRANVMEILENGVVSGTIYCDNLSIERGGKFLGTTHATEQEQVVELIPKEKAANSKS
- a CDS encoding ExeM/NucH family extracellular endonuclease is translated as MNKKITVLSAAIATALSAPALADINDIIISEYVEGSSYNKAIELTNLGATDYTFPAHIELSRQKDGKEWSTVVNSKGDPALSGETIPAGKSIIIHQPNPSNSDTNLLDAVSANGKAYGSKAIPTTSVSHNGNDAIALRDMSGETPKILDIVGVLDSADDWGKDVTLRRYNTANAQKSTYTPTDWLFEAKNTFNGLGDPALAEKAVAPTPCTDAAGKFETKVIGEVQGTGYRSPLIADGKFISDTEYQIEGVVSAVGSSLMKGFYLYQSDNNELTSDGVFVATEAFVDESLVGKTVCVIGKVEEAYGLTQILPTDDQWEVKEDAPVPSAVELVRIPADGENFRATLERHEGMKVRLPKDMDSSQQGDQDMRVSRTFSYDYDSRRDNMVLAYTRPNMQPNQQHVAGSVESQLQASQNKNYRLFVDSDKKAPSGEIPYYPDFNTKPHSNYIRVNDSIVGLEGMITYSYGDFRLVPTNEITSKNITRNTPRTSSPELNDETTFEQFPIRIATQNVLNFFNSPYGGADNQHGDNRGAESEIEYIKQKDKIVEAVYGLNADIIGLMEIENNGFGDYSAITELVNAVNEKYTDDRYSARHYKNSVENKYVFVGFDSDGNALLDDLDAIGGDAISSGLLYRPSKVTLEFSKVIPMPYQKAPMITDENGAAIVDSKGEIRESGKNYQRDTVAATFWVNNTGKKLTVAVNHLKSKGSTCWEDWQGWEKWDNFDPAKDDVKDDDFQGSCENFRVAAADHLGKEMAKIGGDRVVMGDMNSYAQEDPMLVLTTIPAGKTLKAARDTFIGYKPQFGENGGVITEDYGYINAVSLKDEANQRTSWSYSYNDEIGSLDHVLITKTLETKLLDATDWHINSSESPLFDYKHKNKGSSTVIDRLYSANAFRSSDHDSAIIALGYGYGETAGERVILASKSDRIEVAYPVKGGTAGQIAKISFSPAPADMTNVALPSVTLKESGDQTVMFDVNGIKPGDYTVTMELLNPLTKAATTEATRTMQVTVIKRDSLTPKTTVQPYDGSGGSFGLFGLLSMLGLGFLRRNKR
- the deoR gene encoding DNA-binding transcriptional repressor DeoR, which gives rise to MAETKRDRRLKQLHALLAGREKIHLKEAAQQLGVSEMTIRRDLSDPSELVSLIGGYIVSKPRHQPGGRYILQEQTGNHVQEKQLIGSMAAAYVAENQTIFFDNGTTNIHLIAAIDEQIPFTGVCFSLNTFMALKKKANCSAILCGGEYDPQHDNFYPLGDQSEIDNLRFDLMFVSAAGVDVAMGITCYSYKELPYKRKAIRQSRQKILLADHSKLGTVKSAFVCDLKQMDQFICDADIPLAYQECVPGSGAQ